The Solirubrobacter pauli sequence GGCGGCGCCCGCCGAGCATGCGCGCCGCGTAGCGCTCGAGGCGCTTGGCGTAGCGCTGGTGGATCACGTCGAACGCGGCGTCGTCACCGGCGCGCAGGCGGCGCACCAGCTCGTCGTCCGCGATCCGCCGCACCTCAACAGCCATTCACGCTCCGGGACGTGATCCAGCCGGAGATCGGCGCGGCGGAGCGCACGCGGATCCACCGTCGCGTCCCGTCGCGTTTGAGCACGACGACTCGGTCGCCGCGGTAGAGCACGCCGACCGGCAGCCCGCGCGGGCTGTCGAGGACCGTCACCTGCGGCGTGCAGATGCGCTCGACCGACGCGGCAGCGGCGGCGGCCGGGAAGGCCGCCGCCGCCAGTGCCGTGCCGGTCACGATGCACGTGAGCCGGAGGCGCACCCGGTTACCGGCGCGCCTGCTGCTTGGCCTTGGCCTGCTTCTTGCCCTTGGCCTTGCTCTTGCTCTTGCTCGTGACCTTCTTCTTGGTGGCGGCGGCCGGCTTGCGCGTGCCCTTGGCGCCGTCGAGGATGCGGCGGGCCTGCTCCTCGAAGGTGACGCGCTCGGCGTTCGCGCCGGCGTTGCTGAGCGCGAGCAGGTGCTCGTTGCCGGCCAGCGGCAGCGTCTCGACCGACTCGACGGTCTCGGTCTGCGTGTAGCTCTGCCCGCTCTGCGTGCCGGTCGTGACGCGCTGGTACGGCGCCAGCGTCGCGGCGTCGACCACGTAGGTCGTGGAGACGCGGCCCTCGGCCGGCGCGCCGGGCGTGGTCGCGAGCGTGACCGCCGCACGTCCGAGGAAGGTCGTGTCGCCCGTCCTGGCGATCCAACCCTTGCCGATCATCGTGCGGATGTCGTCGCCCTGCGACGGCAGCGAGCGGACGAACGTGCCGCGCCCGTGGGCGCTCGGTCCGTCCATCGTGGCGATCTCGTTGCGCGTCGCGTCGAAGGCCGTGAACACGCCGCCCGCCTCAGCCGCCTCGTAGCGCAGCCGGCCGCCCGCCGTGATCACCTGGCGCGCGCTGTCCGCCGCGACCCAGCGCTCGAACCGCTCCGAGCGGTTCTCGTAGCTGCTCTGGAAGCTGATCGTCGAGACGGAGTGCTCGATCGTGGAGGCCGCGGCGGTCGCCGGCGCCGCGAGCGCGGCGGCGGTCGCGAGGCCCAGGATGGTGCGCTTCATGGACTTGAAGCTCCTTGGTCGAAAGACGTTGTCTGGGTGGATGACTCCGTCTTCCGCCCGCCGTCCCGGACTTTGTCGCGCGAGTTCCTACGCGGCCACGGCGGCCCAGCTCTCCAGCGCCGCGAAGTGCTCGCTCGAGAACGCCGTGCCGGCGTCGCGGCGCATGATCGCCAGCGCCTCGTCCGGGCCGAGCGCGTCGCGGTACGGGCGGTCGGCGGTGAGCGCCTCGAAGACGTCGGCGACGGCGAGGATGCGCGGCATCCAGCCGAGCTGGTCGGCCGTGAGGCCGAGGTGGTAGCCGCGGCCGTCGAGGCGCTCGTGGTGCGCGCCGGCGTCCAGCGCGAAGTGCCGGAACGGCGGGACGCGCTCGAGGATGCGCGTCGTCAGCTCGGCGTGCCGGCGGATCGCCGCCCACTCGTCGGCGTCGAGCCGGCCGGGCTTGTCGAGCACGGTGTTGGCGACGCCGAGCTTGCCGAGGTCGTGCAGCAGCGCAGCGCGACGCAGGTCGCGCGTGGTCTCGGGCGGGAGACCGAGGGTCTCGGCGACGCCGACCGAGATGCGCGCCACGCCCGCCGAGTGACGGCCGGTGAACGGCGACTTCGCGTCGACCACGGTGGCGAACGCCTCGGCCACGCGGTCGAGCCCGTCCTCGTCGGTCATGAGCACGCGGTCGGTGGGCTCGAACGCCTTGACGACCTCCACGGCGTCCCCGCCCAGCGAGCTCCAGAACGCGCGGTCGCCGCGGGTGGCGAGCAGCGCGGCCACGAGCTCGGGGTCGAACCAGCGCCCGGCGCGCCGGGCGGCCATGTCGAGCGCCGCCTCCAGCCCGCCGTGCGCGAGGTGGACCTCGACCGCCTGCGCGAGCCCCATGACCCGCGCCGCGACCGGGATGTCCGCGCCCTTGCGCCCGAACGGCGCGCCGCCACCGTCCCAGTGCTCGTCGAGGGCGAGGATCGCCCTGGCCGTGCTCTCCGGCAGGTCGATCATGCGCGCGATGTCGGCTCCGCGCTCGCAGCGGATGGCGACGAGCCGATCCGTCGTGTCACCGCCGAACGCGAACCCCCCGAACCGCCGCAGCCGCGTGAGCAGCGACGCGTTCGGCAGCGTGGCGCGGAAGGCCGTGGCCGCGTTCACGCGCGTGGAGCGGTAGTCCGTGCGCCGCCGGTCGCGCTTGAACGCGCGGTCGTCGGAGCCGAACAGCTCGTACACGGTCCCGGCGTTGGCCGAGCAGCCCGCGTCCTTGAGCAACAGCGCGTAGTAGAGGCTGGAAAGCTCCTCGTCGCACACGCCCGCCTCCTGGGCGATCCGCATGCCGATCGCGCACGAGCGCGCGGCGTGGCCCGCGGGCTGGCCCTCGGTCACGTCCAGCGCGTACGACAGCGCCGAGAGGATGTCCGAAAGGCGTACTTCCACCTTCCGGGTTGTCGGCAGGCGGACCCGCCTGCCTGAGTGACCTTGAACGGACTAGGCGGCTATCCGCTCTCGCGCGGCGGCGAGCCGCTCGAGCGTGCGCTCGCGGCCGAGCACGACGATCGACTCCCACAGCGGGAGCCCGACGCGCTGGCCGGTCACGGCGATCCGCACCGGCGCCTGCGCCTTGCCGACCTGGACCTGGCCCTCCTGGCCGAGGAAGCCCGCCTCGGCGCCCGCGTCGCGCACGGTCGCCTCGATCGCCTCGGCGGTCCAGTCGGCGTCGGCGAGCGAGCCCTGGACGAGCTCGAGCACCTTCTGCGCGCGCTCGTCCTTGATCGCCTTCGCCCACGCGGCCTCGTCGAGCTCGGGCTCGTCGACCCACAGGAAGCTGAGCATCCCCGGGACCTCGTCGAGCGTCTTGACCCGCTCCTGCACGAGCGGAGCCAGCTCGGTCAGCCGCGCGAGCGGCGCCTCGCCCTCGGGCAGGAACTCGGCGGCGCGCGCGACGAAGTCCTCGGTCGAGAGCGCGCGGATGTACTCGCCGTTGATGTGCAGCAGCTTCTTCTCGTCGAAGAACGCGGGCGACGGGCTCACGTCCTCGATCCGGAACAGCTCGACGATCTCCTCGATCGGGCGGATCTCGACGTCGTCCTTGGGGCCCCAGCCGAGCAGCGCGAGGTAGTTGCGCATCGCCTCGGGCAGGAAGCCGCGCGCCTTGAAGTCGGCCACGGAGACCGGGTCGCGGCGCTTGGAGAGCTTCTTGCGCTGCTCGTTGACGAGCAGCGGCAGGTGCGCGAACGTCGGCACCTCGCCGAAGCCGAGCGCCTGCCACAGCAGCAGGTACTTGGCCGTGTTGTTGACGTGGTCCTCGCCGCGGATCACGTGCGTGATGCCCATGCTCGCGTCGTCGACCGTGTTCGCGAGCACGAACAGCGGCGCGCCGGTGGAGCGCGCGACCACGAAGTCGTCGACGTTCGCGTTGTCGAAGGTGACCTCGCCGCGGACCTTGTCCGGCCACGACGTCTTGCCCTCGGGCACGCGGAACCGCAACGCACGGCCGGGCGCCTTCTCCAGCCCGCGGTCGCGGCAGTGCCCGTCGTAGCCGGTGCGCCCGTCCTTGCGCTCCTTGTTGCGCGCGTCGATCTCCTCGCGCGTGCAGTCGCACCAGTAGACCTTGCCCTCGGCCTCCAGCTTGTCGACCGCCGCCGCGTGCTGGGCCGCGTTGTCGCTCTGGTGGACGATCTCGCCGTCCCAGTCGATGCCGAGCCAGCGGAGCATGTCGAGGATGTTGTCGGTCAGCTCCGGACGGTTGCGCTCGGCGTCCGTGTCCTCGATCCGCAGCAGGAACTCGCCACCGGTGCCGCGGGCGAACAGCCAGTTGAACAGCGACGACTGCGCGGAGCCGACGTGCAGGTAGCCCGTCGGCGACGGGGCGAAGCGGCAGCGGGGCGTGCTCACGCGGTCTTCTCGGCTTCCGGCTCGAGCTCGGCCGTGACCGTCAGCTCTTCGCCCTCGTTGAGGATGAGCTCGTCGACGTTGCCCGCGCCGCGCACGTCGGCCTCGGCCTGGCGCAGCGCGCCGAGGCGCTCCGCCGTGTCGGCGATCACCAGCTGGAGCACATGCGTGCGCAGCGAGCGCTGCTCGGACGTCTTGGCCTTGTGGACCGCGGACAGCACCTCGGCCGCGACCTCGAACACCGCCGGGTCGGCGTCGGCCGCGTGGGCGCGCAGCTCGTCGCCGGTGGGGTAGGAGGTGCGGTGCACCGAGCCCTCCTGCCACCACGACCACACCTCTTCGGTCACGAACGGCAGGAACGGGGCGAGCAGGCGCTGGAGCGTCGAGAGCGCGATGCCGAGGGTGGCCTTCGCGGACGCGCCGCCGGGTCCGTCGCCGTCGTTGTAGGCGCGGTTCTTGACCAGCTCCAGGTACTCGTCGCAGAAGCGCCAGAAGAAGGCCTCGATCCGCGCGAGCGCCTGCTGGTAGCGGTAGTTGAGGAACGAGTTGGTCGCGTCGTCGACCACGTCGGCGAGCGCCAGCAGCAGCGAGCGATCGATCGCCTCGGTCACGGCGCCCTCCTGCGAGGTGCCCACGCCGAGCACGAACTTGGACGCGTTGAGCAGCTTGATCGCGAGCCGGCGGCCGTTCTTGAAGACGGCCTTGTCGACCTGGGTGTCCGCGCCGGGTGCGGCCTTGAGCGCCCAGTAGCGCATGCCGTCGGCGCCGAACTCCTCGATCAGCGGCTTCGGCGTGGTCACGCTGCCGCGCGACTTGGACATCTTCTTGCGGTCCGGATCGAGGATCCAGCCGTTGATCAGCGTGTCCTTCCAGGGCTCGGTGCCGTGCTCGTAGTGCGAGCGCACCACGGTCGAGAACAGCCACGTGCGGATGATCTCGGGCCCCTGCGGACGCACGTCCATCGGGTAGGTGCGCGCGAACAGGTCCGGGTCGTCCTCCCAGCCGCAGGCGATCTGCGGGCTCAGCGACGAGGTCGCCCACGTGTCCATCACGTCCGGGTCACCGGTGAAGCCGCCCGGCTGGTTGCGCTGGGACTCGTCGTAGCCGACGGGCGCATCGCTCTGCGGGTCCACCGGCAAGGCGGACTCCTCGGGGATGATCGGGTGCTCGTAGTCGGGCTCACCCTCGGCGTCCAGGGCGTACCAGACCGGGAACGGCACGCCGAAGTAGCGCTGGCGGCTGATCAGCCAGTCGCCGTTGAGGCCCTCGACCCAGTGCTCGTACCGGGTCTCCATGAACTCCGGGTTCCAGTTCAGCGCGCGGCCGCGTGCGAGCAGCGCCTGGCGCAGGTCCTCGTCACGCCCGCCGTTGCGGATGTACCACTGGCGGCTCGTCACGACCTCGAGCGGCCGGTCGCCCTTCTCGAAGAACTTGACCTGCTGCTGGACGGGCTTGGGCTCGCCGATCAGCGCGCCGTCCTCCGTGAGCAGCTCGACCATCACGCGGCGCGCCTGTTTGGAGTTCTTGCCGCCGAGCTGCTCCCACAGGTCGGCCTTGCCCTCCAGCCACGCGGGCGTCTCCATCTGGAAGCGGCCGTCACGGCGCATCGCGGCGCGCAGCGGCAGGTTCAGCTCGCGCCACCAGGTGACGTCCTTGGTGTCGCCGAACGTGCAGATCATCGCGATGCCGGTGCCCTTCTCCTGCTCCGCGAGCGGATGCAGCACGATCGGCACCTCGACGCCGAACAGCGGCGTGGAGACGGTCTGGCCCGCGAGCGGCGCGTAGCGCTCGTCCTCGGGGTGCGCGACCAGCGCGACGCAGGACGGCAGCAGCTCCGGGCGCGTCGTCTCGATCTCGATCGCGCCGTTGCCGTCGGTGCGCGGGAAGGCGAGCTTGTGCATCGCGCCCTGCTGCTCGCGGTCCTCGATCTCGGCCTGGGCGACCGCGGTCTGGAAGTCCACGTCCCAGACGGTCGGCGCCTCCTGCGAGTACGCCTCGCCGCGGGCGAGGTTGCGCAAGAACGCGCGCTGGGCGACCCGGCGCGCGCGATCGTCGATCGTCGCGTAGGTCAGCGTCCAGTCGACCGACAGGCCGAGCGTGCGCCACACGTCCTCGAAGCCCTTCTCGTCCTCGGCGGTGAGCCGGTGACAGAGCTCGATGAAGTCCGGCCGCGAGATCGAGCGCGTCTCGCCCTTGGGCAGCGGCTCGTCCGGGATCTGGCCGTTCGGGACCGTCGGGTCGCAGCGGACGCCGTAGAAGTTCTGGACGCGACGCTCGGTCGGCAGGCCGTTGTCGTCCCACCCCATGGGGTAGAAGACCTCGGCGCCGTGCATGCGCCGGAAGCGCGCGTTCGCGTCCGTCTGGATGTAGCCGAACGCCGAGCCGAGGTGCAGCGAGCCGGAGACCGTCGGCGGCGGCGTGTCGATGCTGTAGACCTCAGCGCGCTCCTTGCTGCGGTCGAAGCGGTACGTGCCGGACTCCTCCCATACGGCGTCCCACTTAGACTCGAGGCCGGTCAGGGACGGTTTCTTGGGGATCTCGGGCACGCGTCGGATCGTAGCGGCCGATTGGCTCAGGACAGGGCGTAGGCGACCCCGCACGCCGCCGCGAGGCAGGCGACCAGAACCGGCATCCCGAAGCGGGCGAAGACCGCGCCCGTGTACCCGCCCGGACGCATCACCATCACGTTCGACTGGTGGCTGAACGGGTTGAGCAGCGTCAATGAGACGCAGGTGCCGAGCAGGGCCAGCGTGGTGGTCGGGTCGATCCCGGCTTCCCGCGCGACCGAGATCGCCACCGGCGTGAGGATCGAGGCCGTCGCCGCGTTCGTGACCAGGTTGGTGAGGACCGTCGTCACCACGGCGAGGACGATCAGCGTCCCGAGCCGACCGTCGGAGAGGCCGCCGATCGCGTCGGCGATGCGACCGGCCAGCCCGCTGGAGACGACCACCGCGCCGAGGCCGATCGAGCCGGCCAGGAGGGCCAGCACCTTCGGCTGCAGGGCATTGGCCGCCGACCGTGGGCTGATCACGCCCGTGATGACCATGAGGGTCGCGCCGCCGCTCGCCGCCAGCTCGGCCGGGGCGAGGCCGAACGACGCGGCGACGATCACGGTCGCGAGGATCGCCAGCGCGATGCCCGTCTTGGCGGGCTGCGGCGCGCGGTAGGCGACGTCCTGCCACAGCGCGACGGCCGGGTTGCGGGCGACGGCCGTGCGGTCGTCAGCCGAGACGAAGCACGTCTCGCCCGGGTCGAGCCGCGTCTCGTGCAGCGGCTCGCGCGTGCGCGCGGCGATGATCCGCAGCGAGCCGTCACGCTCGAAGTCGTGCAGCGTCGCGCCCTCCCCCGCGCTCACGCTGACCGCGAACAGCTTGTGCGCGGAGAGCCCGAACAGCGGGACTTCCCACAGCGCGCTCACCCCGCCCTCGGTCGCGTCGAAGACGAGCACGTCACCGGCTTCGATCGGCGTGTCCGGGGCCTGGTTCGTGCCCCAGCGCCGGATCGAGGTCAGCTCGTACTCACGCGTGCGGGCGATCCCGAGGTCGGCGGCGCGCCGATCGGTCGCCAGCGCGGCGGACGCGACCGGGATCTCGACCCGCCACTCCTTCTCCTGCCGCTCGTGCGCGGTCGTGCCGCGCAGCGTGCGCGAGGCGGTGAGGAAGATGACGACGCCGCCGACGATCGCCACCGGCAGCGCGACGGGGGCGAACGAGAGCATGCTCATACCCACGCCCCGCTCGTCGGCGAGGCCGGCGATCACGAGGTTCGAGCTCGTTCCGATCAACGTGACCGAGCCCGCGAGCGTCGTGATGTGGGCGATCGGCAACAGCACCTCGCGCGCGGGGATCCGGCGCGTCTGCTCGAGCTGCCGCGTGGCGGGGATCAGCATCGCCACCAGGGGCGTCGTGTTGATCAGCGCCGAGCCGACGCCGATCGGCAACGACAGCCGGCCGAGTGCGCCGCGCGCCGTCTTCGTCGCCGCCAGCAGACCCCACGTCACGCGCGCGACGACGCCCGTCTGGACGATCCCCTGCGCGATCACGAGCATCCCCGCGACCGTGATCACGCCCGCGTTGCTCAGGCCCGCCGCCAGCGCCTGCGGCTCCGCGAGGCCGACCACCCCGGCGAACACGAGCGCGACCAGCAGGGCCACGACCGGGTCGACGCGGTTGGACGCCATCGCCGCGAGCGTCGCGACCACAAGCACCGCAGCGAGAGCAGTCATCGGAGTGTGGGACTCTACGGCTCTCCCGCGGGCGGATAGACTGTCCGCTTTGCCGCCCGTCCCTGCCAAGCGCGCCGACGCCGAGCGCAACCGCGCGAAGATCCTCGACGCCGCGCGCGCCGCGTTCGCCGAGTCCGACGCCGAGGTCTCGATGGCCGAGATCTCCCGCCGCGCCGGCGTCGGGATGGCGACGCTCTACCGCAACTTCCCGAGCCGGCAGGAGCTGATCGAGGCCCTGTACGTGGACGAGGTCGACGCGGTCTGCGCGGCCGCCGCGCTCCCCGCCGACTCGCCCGGCGCCGCGCTGCTCGCGTGGCTGCGGCGCTTCTACGCGTTCTTCCACAGCAAGCACCCGCTCGCCTCGGAGCTGCTGCGCGAGATCGACGGCGCCGGCCCGTTCTTCAGCGGCAACCGCGACCGCGTGCTCGCCGCCGCCGCGCCGCTGCTCGAGGCTGCGCAGGCGTCGGGCGAGATCCGCGCCGACCTCACGCTCGAGCAGGTCCTCGAGCTCGTGCTCGCCATCGCGCGGGTGCGCGGCGACGGGAGCTACGTCGAGCCGATCCTCGACGCGGCGCTCGACGGCCTGCGCACCGCGTAGCCGGCCGCCGATCTATCCGGGCCAGCCCTTGCGGGCAGCCTGCGCGTCGCGCTTGTCCTCACGCGCGATCTGCTTGACCGCGTCAGCCTGCTTCTCGGCGCGGTGCCGCGTGGCGGCCGCGGACGCGGCCTCGTTGGCCTTGGCGATCGCCTCGCGTTGCGCGCGGTAGGCGGCCTCGCCGCGCAGCGGCTTCTTCTCAGCCATCGTGGCGCTCCAGCGCGTGCGCGGGGAGCACGTAGCGGCGCGGCGGGCGCGCGTCGAAGCGACGTCCACTCGGGTTGCGCGGGCCGTACAGCCCGGGCCGGGGCGGTTCGAGCAGCGGCACCTCGGGCTCACCCCCGTGCGCGACGATCCAGCCCTCGATCGCGGAGGCCTGACGGCCCTCCGCGACGATCGCGGCGCGCTCGATGACCACCCCACCGTCGCCGTTCGGGCGGGCAAGGCGCGCGACGGCCGCGCGTACCGCGGCTGCGGCTTCGGGGGTCTCGCTGGTGGTGCTGGCGGGCATGGGCCCTCCTCAGTGGAGCGGACGCCCGTGGACGCCGCGAGGTCGCGGACGAGTCCGCGTCGTCCGACCACCCTACCCCGATCCTGGACTTGACCGTCTGACTTAAATGTAAGTAAGGTCTGACGGACAAGGAAGTCCTGGCCTTCGGGCCTGTTTCGAGGAGAACGATCTGGATGCAGATCTTGCGTTTCGGCGCGGCCGTGGGTGCCGCGCTCGCGTTGGCCGCCCCGACGGCCGCGACCGCGGCTGAGCCCGGGTACACGACGATCTTCGACGGGACCGCGAGCGGCTCCGACGCGTCGTTCGACAAGTGGGCGTACGCCGGCGGCGGCAGCGTCACGCTGCAGGCCGACGGCACCATGCGGTCGTCCGGCGGGTTCGGCATGCGCTGGTACACCGTCAAGCCGTTCGGCGACGTGTCGCTCAAGGTCGACTACCGCGACGCGCGCGGCGCCACGCCCGGCAACTCCAACGGCGGCGTGCTCGTCCGCTTCCCGGACCCGCGCGTGCCCGTCGCGGACACGCCCGCGTCCTGGTCCTACGACTGGAAGGGCGCGAGCGGGCCGTTCCCGCCCGCCAAGCAGTACTCCGGCGCGCCGGGCTGCCAGCGCGCGATCCCGTCGGTCCTCCCGGCCGACTGGGCGCCCGCGTGGGTGCCCGTCGTCTGCGGCGAGGAGGTGCAGATCAACGACTCGCCGGACGTCGGCGCGCCGGATCCGCGCAAGACCGGCTCGATCTACGGGTTCGCCGACCTCGACGCCACGCGCTCCGGCGCCGACGTGCGCTCCCGCCAGGTCGGGACGTGGCACACCATGGAGATCCGCATCGTCGGCCAGCAGTTCACGGTGCTCGTCGACGGCACGGTCATCAACCAGTGGGACGGCGCCGTGCCGATGTCCTTCCCGGACCGCGGCCTGGGCGACCCGCCGACGATGGCCCGCCAGCTCGCGCAGGGCTACATCGGCCTGCAGGCCCACGGCGACGGCGACTCCATCGATTACCGCGACGTGCGCGTGAAGGAGCTGTCCGCGGCACCCCGGAACACGGCCGCGCCCGTCGTGACCGGCGACGGCTACACCGGCCGCGCGCTGACCTGCACGCCGGGCACGTGGGCGAACGTCGCCGCCGACCAGGCGTACGTGGTCGAGTGGCTGCGGTCGAACGCGCCGGGCAACGACGCGCCCACGGACGCGGAGCTGGGCACGGTGAAGGTCGGCTCGGGCGCGTCCTACACGCCGGGCGTGGCCGACCTGGGCAAGGTCATCTGGTGCCGCGTGTCGGTGACGAACGCCGAGGGCGGCACCGTCTGGGCGACCCGCGCGGCGCCGGCGATCACGCTCGCGAGCGACGTGACCGGCACGGTCGGCGGGTCGGTGGGCGCGACGTTGTCGCTCACGCTCGGCGCACCCGCGTCGTTCGGCACGTTCACGCCGGGCGCGGCGGGCACCTACACGGCCTCGACCGACGCGACCGTGATCTCCACCGCCGGCGACGCGACGCTGTCCGTGAGCGACCCTGGCCCGAACCCGGGTCATCTCGTGAACGGCGCGTTCGCGCTCGTGCAGCCGCTGGAAGGGCTCGGCGTCGTGAAGACCTGGAACGCGCCGACGACCAACGAGAAGGTGCCGGTGACGTTCACGCAGCGGATCGCCCCCGGCGACGCGCTGCGCACCGGGTCCTACGCGAAGACGCTCACCTTCACGCTCTCCACCACGGCGCCCTAGGCGTCGGGGGATTCGCTCGCCGGCCGCTTCAGGAACAACCGGAGCAGGTCGGCGAGCGTCTCCTCGAGCTCGACCGAGCCGTCGTCGAGGTACTCCTGCAGCTGGAGCCCGTCGGCGACGGCCACGGCCACCGCGGCGAGCCGCTTCGGCGGCACGTCGTCGATCATCCGGCCGGCGGCCTGCTCGGCGGCGATCCGCGCCTCGAGCCCGTCGCGGGTGTACCGGTAGCGCTCGACGAAGAACTCGTGCGCCGGGTGGTCCGCGTCCATCGCCTCCGCGGCGAGCACGAGCAGCATGCGGATCAGCCCACGGTTCTCCACGCTCGCGCGCACGTACGCGCGCATCGTCGCGATCAGGTCCCGGTTGTTGGCCGCGAACAGCTCGAGACCGCGTTGCTCGTTGTCACGCTCGTGCTGCTCGAGCACCGCCACCAGCAGCTCGGCCTTGCTCTCGAAGTGGTAGAGCAGGCCCTGCCGTGAGACGCCCGCCTCGGCCGCGATCACGTCGAGCGGGACGCTGCGGAACCCGCGGCTCGCGAACACGCCGATCGCGACCTCGATGATCCGCTCGCGCGTCGACTGGCCCTGCGGCGTCGTGTAAGTCCTGTCGGCCATCCGCGCGTCAAGGCTACGAGAGTGCGGGTCAGCCGGTGATGTCCCAGCGGGTGATGTGCGTCCCGTCCGTGGCGATCGCGAACGCGCCGCCGCCGTTGTACCCGTTGCCCGTCACCTGGATCTGGACGGTCGTGGTGTCGCCCTCCGTGGTCGCCGACAGCGCCTCGAAGTGGCTCTGCGCGCCGATGTTCTCGTTGGCGTCCCAGCGGGCGATCTCGTCGTGGCCCGTGAACGTGCGGCCCCAGTCGTTGAGCACGGCGTCGGGCGCGAACGCTTGCACGAACGCGGCGGAGTCGCCGCGGTTGGTCGCCTCGAACGCCTGCCGGATCGGCGCGTCAAGGGTGCTGAGGACGTCGTCGTGGGTCATGGCGCTGTGGTGGAGAGCGTGAACGTCAGCGTCGTGCTGTACGTGCCGGTGCGCAGCGGCTCGTCCGCGGCGATCGGCTGCTCGAACGTGAGGTCCACGCGTTCGGCGGTCGTGGGCGCCGTCCAGGCCTTGACCGTGCCGGGCGCGGGCGTCCCGTTCACGCGCACGGGCTGCGCGAGCGTGAACGTGCCGTTGGTGAGGCGGCCGTCGCCGACGGACAGGGTCGCGTCGCCGGCGGTCGACGTGACCGTGGCCTTCGAGGTCACCGCGTACGTGCGGGCGACGCCGGGCGTGAACGCGCCGAAGCTCGGCACCGCGTCCAGCTGAAGGCTGAGCGTGGCGGACACCGTGCCGCCCACCGTCGTCTCGGTGGTGGCCGGGAAGACGGCGACGAGGTTGCGCAGCGTCTGCTCGAGCCCGCGCGCCCAGTACGGCCAGTCGTGCACTCCGGGCCCGTAGTCGTCGTAGACGTGCGGGATCTGGAGCTCGTCGAGCCTGGCGTGCAGCGCGGCGTTCTCCTTGGAGACCTCGAACTCGAGGTTGTCCCGGCTCGTGCGGGTGTCCAGCGGGCCCGGCTGGCCGTTGCCCGTGCGCAGCTCGATCAGCTTCAGGCCGCGCAGGTTCGCGGCCAGGTCGAGCGGGTTGTGCTCCCGCCAGCGCGCGAGGTCCGTCGCCCGCGGGCCCCACACGCTGTCGGGGATGAGGTTCGCGTAGCCGTTGGCCGCGAACGAGGGCGCGTCGGCGACGCCGCTGTAGCTCGCCGCCGCCTCGAACACGCCGGGGTGGCGCGCCGCGTACTTGAGCGCGCCGAAGCCGCCCATGCTCAGGCCCGCGACCGCGCGCTTGCCGGTGGTGCGGAATGCCTGGTCGACCCACGGCAGCAGCTCGTCGAACGCGTACGTCTCGTAGCGTGGCGTTCCGCCCTCGTGCGGGTCGCTGTACCAGCCGGCGCTGCCGCCGTCGGGCATCACGACGATCAGCGGGTACGGGGCGCTGAGCTGCTCCGCGCGGCCCTTGTCCACCCACGACCGGTAGTCGTCGCAGCAGCCGTGCAGCAGGAGCAGCACCGGGTACGTGCGCGCGCTGTCCGCGTCGTAGCCCTGCGGCAGCAGCACCCGGATGCTCGTCGCCTTGCCGAGCGCCGTGCTCGTCGCCGTGTACTGCGTGAGCCGTGGGCTCAACGCCTGCTGGTTCGT is a genomic window containing:
- a CDS encoding TetR/AcrR family transcriptional regulator: MPPVPAKRADAERNRAKILDAARAAFAESDAEVSMAEISRRAGVGMATLYRNFPSRQELIEALYVDEVDAVCAAAALPADSPGAALLAWLRRFYAFFHSKHPLASELLREIDGAGPFFSGNRDRVLAAAAPLLEAAQASGEIRADLTLEQVLELVLAIARVRGDGSYVEPILDAALDGLRTA
- a CDS encoding 3-keto-disaccharide hydrolase: MQILRFGAAVGAALALAAPTAATAAEPGYTTIFDGTASGSDASFDKWAYAGGGSVTLQADGTMRSSGGFGMRWYTVKPFGDVSLKVDYRDARGATPGNSNGGVLVRFPDPRVPVADTPASWSYDWKGASGPFPPAKQYSGAPGCQRAIPSVLPADWAPAWVPVVCGEEVQINDSPDVGAPDPRKTGSIYGFADLDATRSGADVRSRQVGTWHTMEIRIVGQQFTVLVDGTVINQWDGAVPMSFPDRGLGDPPTMARQLAQGYIGLQAHGDGDSIDYRDVRVKELSAAPRNTAAPVVTGDGYTGRALTCTPGTWANVAADQAYVVEWLRSNAPGNDAPTDAELGTVKVGSGASYTPGVADLGKVIWCRVSVTNAEGGTVWATRAAPAITLASDVTGTVGGSVGATLSLTLGAPASFGTFTPGAAGTYTASTDATVISTAGDATLSVSDPGPNPGHLVNGAFALVQPLEGLGVVKTWNAPTTNEKVPVTFTQRIAPGDALRTGSYAKTLTFTLSTTAP
- a CDS encoding TetR/AcrR family transcriptional regulator, whose product is MADRTYTTPQGQSTRERIIEVAIGVFASRGFRSVPLDVIAAEAGVSRQGLLYHFESKAELLVAVLEQHERDNEQRGLELFAANNRDLIATMRAYVRASVENRGLIRMLLVLAAEAMDADHPAHEFFVERYRYTRDGLEARIAAEQAAGRMIDDVPPKRLAAVAVAVADGLQLQEYLDDGSVELEETLADLLRLFLKRPASESPDA
- a CDS encoding nuclear transport factor 2 family protein, with amino-acid sequence MTHDDVLSTLDAPIRQAFEATNRGDSAAFVQAFAPDAVLNDWGRTFTGHDEIARWDANENIGAQSHFEALSATTEGDTTTVQIQVTGNGYNGGGAFAIATDGTHITRWDITG
- a CDS encoding alpha/beta hydrolase — protein: MLRRGLLLGLVCALWMTASAQAQGLTITNQQALSPRLTQYTATSTALGKATSIRVLLPQGYDADSARTYPVLLLLHGCCDDYRSWVDKGRAEQLSAPYPLIVVMPDGGSAGWYSDPHEGGTPRYETYAFDELLPWVDQAFRTTGKRAVAGLSMGGFGALKYAARHPGVFEAAASYSGVADAPSFAANGYANLIPDSVWGPRATDLARWREHNPLDLAANLRGLKLIELRTGNGQPGPLDTRTSRDNLEFEVSKENAALHARLDELQIPHVYDDYGPGVHDWPYWARGLEQTLRNLVAVFPATTETTVGGTVSATLSLQLDAVPSFGAFTPGVARTYAVTSKATVTSTAGDATLSVGDGRLTNGTFTLAQPVRVNGTPAPGTVKAWTAPTTAERVDLTFEQPIAADEPLRTGTYSTTLTFTLSTTAP